A genomic window from Pecten maximus chromosome 6, xPecMax1.1, whole genome shotgun sequence includes:
- the LOC117329028 gene encoding probable protein phosphatase 2C T23F11.1, producing MGQTLSEPVTTKETSSCQNQFLKVGSSCMQGWRINMEDAHTHLLSLPGDKDAQFFGVFDGHGGAKIAQYAGINLHKKILSHPAYSQGNVPEAIRQGFLGLDEEMIKDEAMKDELAGTTAVITIFKGNTIYCGNVGDSRAVVSIKGTAEQLSHDHKPGNESETKRIISAGGWVEFNRVNGNLALSRALGDFVFKKNEKKGPEEQIVTAYPDVIENRITPDHEFIVLACDGIWDVLTSQEVVDFVRARLAQGMEPDIICEELMTRCLAPDCQMGGLGCDNMTVVLVCFLFGQSYDDLVKKCAKPGARGASTAHLTSYQASYNRVDLK from the exons ATGGGTCAGACTCTGTCTGAACCTGTTACTACCAAGGAAACATCCAGCTGTCAGAACCAGTTTCTGAAGGTTGGATCATCATGTATGCAGGGATGGAGAATAA ACATGGAGGATGCCCACACACACCTTCTGTCACTGCCTGGAGATAAGGACGCTCAGTTCTTTGGTGTATTTGATGGACATGGAG GTGCCAAAATAGCTCAATATGCAGGGATCAATCTTCATAAGAAAATTTTGTCTCATCCAGCATACT CTCAGGGAAATGTGCCTGAAGCGATTCGACAGGGCTTTCTAGGGCTGGATGAAGAAATGATCAAAG ATGAGGCCATGAAAGATGAGTTAGCAGGAACGACTGCTGTGATAACAATATTCAAAGGCAATACCATTTACTGT GGTAATGTTGGAGACTCCAGGGCTGTAGTCAGCATAAAAGGAACAGCAGAACAATTGTCTCATGATCACAAACCAGGCAATGAGTCGGAAACAAAGAGGATAATTTCTGCAGGAGGATGGGTTGAGTTTAATAGAGTGAATG GTAATTTAGCACTTTCTAGAGCATTAGGTGACTTTGTGTTTAAAAAGAATGAGAAAAAGGGTCCAGAAGAACAGATAGTCACAG CGTATCCAGATGTTATTGAGAATCGCATCACACCAGATCATGAATTCATCGTGTTAGCCTGTGATGGTATCTGGGATGTCCTAACTAGCCAGGAAGTTGTAGATTTTGTCAGAGCTCGGCTAGCACAAGGAATGGAACCAGACATT ATTTGTGAAGAGTTGATGACAAGATGTTTAGCACCAGACTGTCAAATGGGTGGACTTGGGTGTGATAATATGActgttgttttggtttgttttttatttggtCAAAGTTATGATGACTTGGTTAAAAAGTGTGCCAAGCCTGGTGCCCGAGGGGCTTCCACTGCACATCTCACCAGCTACCAGGCAAGCTACAATCGTGTTGATCTCAAGTGA